In a single window of the Streptomyces cinnabarinus genome:
- a CDS encoding TetR/AcrR family transcriptional regulator has translation MKKDPEPGPARRASDRGRHGRLSRERVLAAALELVDREGLSALSMRRLGSALGVEAMALYRYAASKDALLDGLVEALYLELEDRLAETSTGRAAPAESPGTESPEWRADLHRIALMTYEVCVAHPEVVPLIATRMMAVPLARRPLAVLRNHERVLALLRGAGFDEERTAVVFHAFTAWVLGYVSVELRAMVDNPDEPDPAFRLGLHRMPPQEVPTLRAITPVLAERGGPDGLAAGVDAVIDRFAGAH, from the coding sequence ATGAAGAAAGACCCGGAACCGGGCCCGGCTCGACGCGCGAGCGACCGGGGGCGGCACGGCAGGCTCAGCAGGGAGCGGGTGCTGGCCGCCGCCCTGGAACTGGTCGACCGTGAAGGTCTCTCCGCGTTGAGCATGCGCCGCCTGGGCTCCGCACTCGGCGTCGAGGCCATGGCCCTGTACCGCTATGCGGCCAGCAAGGACGCGCTGCTCGACGGGCTGGTCGAGGCCCTGTACCTGGAGCTGGAGGACCGTCTCGCCGAGACGTCCACCGGACGGGCGGCACCCGCCGAGAGCCCCGGAACCGAGAGCCCCGAGTGGCGGGCCGACCTTCACCGAATCGCCCTGATGACGTACGAGGTCTGCGTCGCCCACCCTGAGGTGGTGCCGCTCATCGCCACGCGCATGATGGCGGTTCCGCTGGCCCGGAGGCCGCTGGCCGTCCTCAGAAACCATGAGCGGGTGCTCGCCCTGCTCCGGGGGGCGGGGTTCGACGAGGAGCGCACCGCCGTCGTCTTCCATGCCTTCACCGCATGGGTGCTCGGTTATGTGTCCGTGGAACTGCGAGCCATGGTCGACAACCCCGACGAACCGGATCCCGCCTTCCGGCTCGGTCTGCATCGCATGCCGCCCCAGGAGGTGCCCACGCTCCGTGCGATCACCCCGGTCCTCGCCGAGCGGGGCGGGCCCGACGGCCTGGCAGCCGGGGTGGACGCGGTGATCGACCGTTTCGCCGGCGCGCACTGA
- a CDS encoding glycoside hydrolase family 15 protein — MSSPIEDYALISDLETAAMVGRDGSIDWLCLPRFDSPACLAALLGTQANGFWRVAPRTGGHCTRRAYRRDTLALETEWRSGADAVRVTDFMPPRTQSPCVVRVVEGVSGSVRMRSELRLRFHQGRVVPWVREADVGTVSVAGPDAVWLHADGPVHVPDRQDPTVLDFTVPAGQRLALTLVWSPSHLPGAPPPLSVPAETALKETTDYWRRWAAQCRYEGPWRDAVVRSLITLKALTYAPTGGIVAAPTTSLPGCIGGERNWDHRYCWLRDSTLTLSCLLRSGYRGEATAWLNWLMRAIAGDPAHLQTVYGVGGQRLLHETEAPWLTGYERSQPVRFGNSAENQFQLDVYGEVLDTLCLSLRAGIPLPARVWSLVEALMSHLLLHWREPDQGMWQVRGPRRQFVHSKVMTWVAADRALRMGELLGRNGSSDKWRELRDEVHREVCREGWDARQGSFVQSYGSSALDASALRIPRLGFLPPRDKRVRGTVRAVQRLDHGGFVHRYGPGGQGVHEVDGVRGPEGTFVACTLWYAEALAATGRRGQAREVFERALAVRNDVGLLAEQWDPDAGRQLGNAPQAFSHVALVETAFALSSGPSHGEPGVHGSHGESA; from the coding sequence ATGAGTTCACCCATCGAGGATTACGCTCTCATCAGTGACCTGGAAACCGCCGCAATGGTGGGCAGGGACGGGTCCATCGACTGGTTGTGTCTGCCTCGGTTCGACTCTCCCGCCTGTCTGGCCGCGCTGCTGGGAACCCAGGCCAACGGTTTCTGGCGGGTGGCTCCGCGTACGGGCGGGCACTGCACGCGCCGGGCCTACCGGCGGGACACGCTGGCCCTGGAAACCGAGTGGCGCAGCGGGGCCGACGCAGTGCGCGTCACCGACTTCATGCCCCCGCGTACGCAATCGCCATGCGTGGTCCGGGTCGTCGAGGGGGTCTCGGGTTCCGTGCGCATGCGCAGTGAACTGCGGCTGCGGTTTCACCAGGGGCGTGTCGTGCCGTGGGTGCGGGAGGCCGACGTCGGCACGGTCTCGGTCGCCGGGCCCGACGCCGTATGGCTGCATGCCGACGGGCCGGTACACGTACCCGACCGGCAGGACCCCACCGTGCTCGACTTCACGGTCCCGGCCGGTCAGCGGCTTGCGCTGACCCTCGTATGGTCGCCGTCCCACCTGCCCGGGGCGCCGCCTCCGCTGTCCGTCCCGGCGGAGACGGCGCTGAAGGAGACCACCGACTACTGGCGGCGCTGGGCCGCCCAGTGCCGCTACGAGGGGCCCTGGCGGGACGCGGTGGTGCGGTCCCTCATCACCCTCAAGGCGCTTACCTACGCTCCGACCGGCGGCATCGTCGCGGCGCCGACCACCTCGCTGCCCGGATGCATCGGAGGCGAGCGCAACTGGGACCACCGGTACTGCTGGCTGCGCGACTCCACACTCACCCTGTCCTGCCTGCTGCGCAGCGGCTACCGGGGCGAGGCCACGGCATGGCTGAACTGGCTGATGCGGGCCATCGCGGGCGACCCCGCCCACCTGCAGACCGTGTACGGCGTCGGGGGACAGCGGCTCCTGCACGAGACCGAGGCGCCCTGGCTGACCGGCTACGAGCGATCGCAGCCGGTCAGGTTCGGGAACTCGGCGGAGAACCAGTTCCAGCTGGACGTGTACGGCGAGGTGCTGGACACACTCTGTCTTTCGCTGCGGGCCGGGATACCCCTGCCCGCCCGCGTGTGGAGCCTGGTGGAGGCACTGATGAGCCACCTTCTCCTGCACTGGCGCGAACCCGATCAGGGCATGTGGCAGGTGCGCGGTCCGAGGCGGCAGTTCGTTCATTCCAAGGTCATGACCTGGGTGGCCGCCGACCGGGCGTTGCGCATGGGTGAGTTGCTGGGCCGGAACGGCTCCTCGGACAAGTGGCGGGAGCTGCGGGACGAGGTGCACCGGGAGGTGTGCCGGGAGGGTTGGGACGCGCGGCAGGGGTCGTTCGTGCAGTCCTACGGCTCCTCGGCCCTGGACGCCTCGGCGCTGCGGATCCCGAGGCTCGGCTTCCTGCCGCCCCGGGACAAGCGGGTGCGGGGCACCGTTCGCGCCGTACAGCGGCTCGACCACGGGGGGTTCGTCCACCGGTACGGCCCCGGAGGCCAGGGCGTGCACGAGGTGGACGGCGTGCGGGGTCCCGAGGGCACCTTCGTGGCGTGCACCTTGTGGTACGCCGAGGCCCTCGCCGCCACGGGGCGGCGCGGACAGGCCCGGGAGGTCTTCGAACGGGCCCTCGCCGTCCGCAATGACGTCGGTCTGCTCGCCGAGCAGTGGGACCCGGACGCGGGCCGTCAACTGGGCAACGCGCCGCAGGCGTTCAGCCATGTCGCTCTGGTGGAGACGGCGTTCGCCCTGTCATCGGGGCCGTCCCACGGCGAACCGGGAGTGCACGGTTCTCATGGGGAGTCGGCATAG
- the galE gene encoding UDP-glucose 4-epimerase GalE yields MAGRPAEGSEAPWTPSTVLVTGGAGFVGSHACVELLDHGYEVIVVDDYSNSTPQVFARIERIAGRFVGAVYELDIRDRHALSAVFDRHSVDAVVHFAAHKAGGRSTRMPIEYYDANVGGTTALLGVMHEHGVHRLMYPSSCAVYGDAGPGPLDESTPARPANPYAASKWICEQILADVCRRHPEYSVLSLRCSTPAGAHPSGQLGQDPHATPGYLMPYLAQVADRRRERLEVFGNDWPTRDGTAIRDYLHVMDVVEAHRLALDRLGDEPGMRVYNLGTGEGVSVLDLVATFSRECGRPIPYEIGPRRPGDVAERVADSSAVRRAWGWRPTRSLAELCRDAWRFQRLNPHGYADSP; encoded by the coding sequence ATGGCAGGCAGACCAGCCGAGGGAAGTGAAGCTCCGTGGACGCCGTCGACCGTACTGGTCACCGGCGGGGCCGGCTTCGTCGGCAGTCATGCCTGCGTGGAACTCCTCGATCACGGCTACGAGGTGATCGTGGTCGACGACTACTCCAACAGCACTCCACAGGTCTTCGCCCGCATCGAACGGATCGCCGGCCGCTTCGTCGGTGCCGTCTACGAGCTGGACATCCGTGATCGACACGCCCTGTCGGCCGTCTTCGACCGCCACTCCGTGGACGCCGTTGTGCACTTCGCCGCGCACAAGGCCGGGGGCAGGTCGACGCGGATGCCCATCGAGTACTACGACGCCAACGTCGGCGGCACGACCGCCCTGCTGGGCGTCATGCACGAACACGGGGTGCACCGGCTCATGTACCCGTCGTCCTGCGCCGTCTACGGCGACGCCGGGCCCGGTCCGCTCGACGAGTCCACCCCCGCCCGGCCGGCCAACCCGTACGCGGCCTCGAAGTGGATCTGTGAGCAGATCCTCGCCGATGTCTGCCGCCGCCATCCCGAGTACAGCGTGCTGAGCCTGCGGTGCTCCACCCCGGCCGGCGCCCACCCGAGCGGACAGCTCGGCCAGGATCCCCACGCCACGCCGGGATATCTGATGCCGTACCTCGCCCAGGTGGCCGACCGCCGGCGCGAGCGGCTCGAGGTCTTCGGCAACGACTGGCCGACCCGCGACGGAACCGCGATCCGCGACTATCTCCATGTCATGGACGTCGTCGAGGCGCACCGCCTCGCGCTCGACCGCCTCGGCGACGAACCGGGTATGCGCGTGTACAACCTCGGCACCGGTGAGGGCGTTTCCGTCCTGGACCTCGTCGCCACGTTCTCCAGGGAGTGCGGCAGGCCCATCCCGTACGAGATCGGGCCGCGCCGCCCGGGAGACGTCGCGGAACGCGTCGCCGATTCCAGCGCGGTGCGGCGGGCCTGGGGCTGGCGGCCCACCAGGTCGCTCGCCGAGCTGTGCCGGGACGCCTGGCGCTTCCAGCGCCTCAACCCGCACGGCTATGCCGACTCCCCATGA
- a CDS encoding NAD(P)-binding domain-containing protein produces MNTPTAIIGAGPFGLSTAAHLRALGVPVRVFGEPMVSWRDHMPAGMLLKSTPAASNIDAPQPGHTLVDYCDAAGTPRLVKDDDIIPIETFIAYGEWFQQQLVPELERVRVVSVDRRGGDRPGSTSAGFELKLSSGELFTARAVVVATGLSGLAHLPPELAGAAPDGPSPAGPVSHASQHSDLSRFSGQDLMVVGAGQSALETATLAAEAGARVRVVTRGHGRVGFGAPPWDQPRFRPRSPFGRAWSLWALCYYPHPYRFLPARLRHHLVRRVLGPLGAWWLRDRFEGRTEITEVDRIIRADAPGRRPVLTVRTEDGRTRHLSADHLIAGTGYRVDIAAMDFLSPELRTELAVSRGTPKLGAGYRSSVPGLYFTGLPAAASYGPVMRFVCGTEFASPRLARHLAASGR; encoded by the coding sequence GTGAATACTCCGACAGCAATCATCGGTGCGGGACCGTTCGGCCTGTCCACCGCCGCCCATCTGCGGGCACTCGGCGTTCCGGTACGCGTGTTCGGCGAACCCATGGTGAGCTGGCGCGACCACATGCCGGCCGGCATGCTCCTCAAGTCGACGCCCGCCGCCAGCAACATCGACGCGCCCCAGCCCGGACACACCCTCGTCGACTACTGCGATGCGGCCGGGACACCCCGGCTAGTGAAGGACGACGACATCATCCCGATCGAGACGTTCATCGCCTACGGGGAATGGTTCCAGCAACAGCTCGTACCGGAGCTGGAGCGGGTGCGGGTGGTCTCCGTGGACCGGCGCGGCGGTGACCGGCCCGGATCCACCTCCGCGGGCTTCGAACTGAAGCTGTCCTCGGGCGAGTTGTTCACCGCACGGGCCGTCGTCGTGGCGACCGGCCTGTCGGGCCTCGCCCACCTCCCGCCGGAACTCGCGGGCGCCGCACCGGACGGCCCGTCGCCGGCCGGCCCCGTCTCGCACGCCTCCCAGCACTCCGACCTCAGCCGGTTCTCCGGCCAGGACCTCATGGTCGTAGGTGCCGGTCAGTCCGCCCTGGAGACGGCGACGCTGGCGGCCGAGGCGGGAGCGCGCGTACGTGTGGTGACTCGCGGGCACGGCAGAGTCGGGTTCGGTGCGCCGCCCTGGGACCAGCCGCGGTTCCGCCCCCGGTCACCCTTCGGCCGGGCCTGGTCCCTGTGGGCGCTCTGCTACTACCCGCATCCCTACCGCTTCCTCCCTGCCCGACTCCGTCACCACCTCGTGCGCCGGGTGCTCGGCCCCCTCGGAGCCTGGTGGCTGCGCGACCGCTTCGAGGGCAGGACCGAGATCACCGAGGTCGACCGGATCATCCGTGCGGACGCGCCCGGCCGGCGTCCGGTGCTGACCGTCCGGACCGAAGACGGCCGTACCCGCCACCTGTCGGCCGACCACTTGATCGCGGGCACCGGATACCGGGTCGACATCGCCGCCATGGACTTCCTCAGCCCTGAGCTGCGCACGGAACTGGCGGTCAGCAGGGGGACGCCGAAGCTGGGCGCCGGATACCGCTCGTCGGTACCAGGGCTGTACTTCACCGGGTTGCCCGCCGCCGCTTCGTACGGCCCCGTCATGCGTTTCGTGTGCGGCACGGAGTTCGCTTCCCCGCGGTTGGCACGGCACCTGGCGGCGTCGGGCCGCTAG
- a CDS encoding ATP-grasp domain-containing protein, translating into MATESAGRPFLADRETPGLIVKVGDYPLHHGGVGAIRSLGRLGVPMYAITEDRCTPAASSRFLERAFVWPTTGTEDAERLVEGLVRIGRRIGRPTVPIPTDEEAAVLIAEHQDELRDLFLFPRVDPALPRRLASKQGLHELCVEHGIASPSAAFPQSYEEIVALAAKARFPMVAKNREAFVRRTRPAVNGTTRIATREGLLALAREWGERPGVILQEYLPREDAEDWIVHAYFDTASTALAMFTGVKVRSWPPHAGMTANAYVVDNPELADLVARFIKRIGFAGIIDLDLRFDRRDGQYKLLDFNPRMGAQFRLFESESGVDVVRAMHLDLTGRTVPAGEQRAGHRFIVENIDLPALFAYRRSGYTTPHAPARANGTELAWLARDDPLPFLTMLARVVRPGAQHLLQLWRTNRRSNMTSSTRHARHLRRPTKRRRPSDVLGGTP; encoded by the coding sequence ATGGCCACAGAATCTGCCGGTAGGCCCTTCCTGGCCGACCGTGAAACACCGGGCCTGATCGTGAAGGTCGGCGACTATCCGCTGCACCACGGCGGGGTGGGCGCGATTCGCAGCCTGGGCAGGCTGGGCGTGCCGATGTACGCCATCACCGAGGACCGCTGCACGCCCGCGGCCTCGTCCCGTTTCCTGGAGCGCGCGTTCGTCTGGCCGACCACCGGCACGGAGGACGCCGAGCGGCTCGTCGAGGGGCTGGTGCGCATCGGCCGGCGCATCGGGCGCCCCACCGTGCCGATACCCACCGACGAGGAGGCCGCCGTCCTGATCGCGGAGCACCAGGACGAGTTGAGGGACCTCTTCCTCTTCCCGCGCGTCGATCCCGCGCTGCCTCGCCGCCTCGCCAGCAAACAGGGGCTGCACGAACTGTGTGTGGAGCACGGCATCGCCAGCCCGTCGGCCGCTTTCCCGCAGTCGTACGAGGAGATCGTCGCCCTGGCCGCGAAGGCCCGCTTCCCGATGGTGGCCAAGAACCGTGAGGCGTTCGTACGGCGCACCCGGCCGGCCGTGAACGGCACCACCCGTATCGCCACCCGCGAGGGCCTGCTCGCCCTGGCCCGCGAGTGGGGCGAGCGTCCCGGCGTGATCCTTCAGGAGTACCTGCCGAGGGAGGACGCCGAGGACTGGATCGTGCATGCCTACTTCGACACCGCCTCCACCGCGCTGGCGATGTTCACCGGGGTCAAGGTGCGCTCCTGGCCGCCGCACGCGGGGATGACGGCGAACGCGTACGTCGTCGACAACCCGGAACTCGCCGACCTCGTCGCGCGATTCATCAAACGGATCGGCTTCGCCGGCATCATCGACCTCGACCTGCGGTTCGACCGCCGCGATGGTCAGTACAAACTCCTCGACTTCAACCCGCGCATGGGCGCCCAGTTCCGCCTGTTCGAGAGCGAATCGGGGGTCGACGTCGTCCGCGCCATGCATCTGGATCTGACCGGACGGACCGTTCCCGCGGGGGAACAGCGAGCCGGTCACCGCTTCATCGTGGAGAACATCGACCTGCCCGCCCTGTTCGCCTACCGCCGCAGCGGCTATACGACGCCGCACGCCCCGGCGCGCGCGAACGGCACCGAGCTGGCGTGGCTCGCGCGTGACGATCCGCTGCCGTTCCTCACGATGCTCGCGCGCGTCGTGCGTCCGGGCGCCCAGCACCTGTTGCAGCTGTGGCGCACCAACCGCCGCAGCAACATGACCAGTTCGACCCGTCATGCCCGCCACCTGCGTCGGCCCACCAAGAGACGAAGGCCGTCCGACGTCCTGGGAGGGACTCCGTGA
- a CDS encoding GH39 family glycosyl hydrolase, which yields MSDTGRPDSAPAAGPVRRRTRLVALGVVTVVLAPVLSCTSGPATAPPKASLGWGLTHTQYSADVGSPEALRTARKALSARSLPQNQHLMGWGATNPEAWPGRYDFAALDRRIDLIRKTGGTPVITLCCAPDWMKGGTPGHTDWSRLEAAPNPEHYDDFAALAATVAERYPDVRHFIVWNEFKGFFDERKNRWDYEGYTALYNKVYRALKKVNKDNLVGGPYLTMDSHPPGVETYASDLKGPWGSVDQRVLDAFRYWNRHKAGADFIAVDGASRTRNDEAVPDEFRATDKFTAVGRWVRQQTSLPLWWAEYYVERTGSESQVSEPLDHALQAAGLIAMVKGGATTGFYWNPQDRSGRCARCLWRSTELTDGSGGRAQPTLDLIRRFDKEFPPGTTYRRVDVAADDAASVRVLADDTAMLVVNTRDRPVRAEIEGRTVDLDGYQVRWLKSP from the coding sequence ATGTCTGACACCGGCCGGCCGGATTCGGCCCCGGCCGCGGGGCCGGTCCGCCGACGAACCCGGCTCGTCGCCCTAGGAGTGGTCACCGTGGTACTCGCCCCCGTCCTGTCGTGCACGTCCGGCCCGGCGACCGCACCGCCCAAGGCGTCGCTCGGCTGGGGACTGACCCACACCCAGTACAGCGCCGACGTGGGCAGCCCCGAGGCCCTCAGGACCGCGCGGAAGGCCCTGTCCGCGCGGTCACTCCCGCAGAACCAGCACCTCATGGGCTGGGGCGCCACCAATCCTGAAGCCTGGCCCGGCCGCTACGACTTCGCGGCCCTGGACCGCCGTATCGACCTCATCAGGAAGACCGGCGGCACGCCGGTCATCACCCTGTGCTGTGCCCCGGACTGGATGAAGGGCGGCACGCCGGGCCACACGGACTGGTCGCGTCTGGAAGCGGCCCCGAACCCCGAACACTACGACGACTTCGCCGCTCTCGCCGCGACCGTCGCCGAACGCTACCCGGACGTACGGCACTTCATCGTCTGGAACGAGTTCAAGGGGTTCTTCGACGAGCGGAAGAACCGCTGGGACTACGAGGGGTACACGGCCCTGTACAACAAGGTCTACCGGGCCCTGAAGAAGGTGAACAAGGACAACCTCGTGGGCGGGCCGTACCTGACCATGGACAGCCATCCACCCGGGGTCGAGACATACGCCTCAGACCTCAAGGGCCCTTGGGGTAGCGTCGACCAGCGCGTCCTCGACGCCTTCCGGTACTGGAACCGGCACAAGGCCGGGGCGGACTTCATCGCCGTCGACGGTGCCAGCCGCACCCGCAACGACGAGGCGGTACCGGACGAGTTCCGGGCCACCGACAAGTTCACGGCCGTCGGCCGGTGGGTGCGGCAACAGACGTCCCTGCCCCTGTGGTGGGCCGAGTACTACGTCGAGCGGACAGGCAGCGAGAGCCAGGTGAGCGAACCGCTCGATCACGCCCTGCAGGCGGCCGGACTGATCGCCATGGTCAAGGGCGGCGCCACCACGGGCTTCTACTGGAACCCGCAGGACCGTAGCGGCCGCTGCGCCCGCTGTCTGTGGCGCAGCACCGAACTCACCGACGGCAGCGGCGGCCGGGCGCAGCCGACGCTCGACCTGATACGCCGCTTCGACAAGGAGTTCCCGCCCGGTACCACGTACCGGCGGGTGGACGTGGCAGCCGACGACGCCGCGAGCGTGCGGGTCCTCGCTGATGACACGGCGATGCTCGTCGTCAACACGCGCGACCGGCCCGTCCGAGCCGAGATCGAGGGCCGGACCGTCGACCTGGACGGTTATCAAGTGCGCTGGCTCAAGAGCCCCTGA
- a CDS encoding polysaccharide deacetylase family protein produces MTSVPILMYHSVAQTPASSMRALSVSPDAFAEQMRLLAEREYTTMTTAQLAAAWRGELPLPRRCVLITFDDGYLGVHRNALDTLREFRFTATLFVATGWLRGPHEIHGAALDTMLGWDEVRELAAEGVEIGGHSHSHPQLDQIPTDALHDELGRCKEIITEQLGTPPASFAYPYGYSDRRVRQAVRAAGFTQALVVGNAAAAPDQSPFALRRMTVRRSTGIEEFARLVEGRAIARNFARDRALTQGYALVRGSRRLMRKASRAHV; encoded by the coding sequence ATGACCTCGGTGCCCATCCTGATGTACCACTCGGTCGCGCAGACACCCGCGTCATCGATGCGAGCCCTGTCCGTTTCCCCGGACGCGTTCGCCGAACAGATGCGGCTGCTCGCCGAGCGTGAGTACACCACGATGACGACGGCCCAGCTCGCCGCTGCCTGGCGCGGCGAACTGCCCCTGCCGCGCCGGTGCGTGCTGATCACTTTCGACGACGGCTATCTGGGGGTCCACCGGAACGCCCTGGACACGCTCCGCGAATTCCGGTTCACCGCCACCCTGTTCGTCGCCACGGGATGGCTTCGCGGCCCGCACGAGATCCACGGCGCCGCCCTCGACACCATGCTCGGCTGGGACGAGGTGCGCGAGCTCGCCGCGGAGGGCGTCGAGATCGGCGGGCACAGCCACAGCCACCCGCAACTGGACCAGATCCCCACCGACGCCCTCCATGACGAGCTGGGGCGCTGCAAGGAGATCATCACCGAGCAGCTCGGCACCCCGCCCGCGTCTTTCGCCTACCCGTACGGCTACTCCGACCGCCGGGTGCGCCAGGCGGTGCGCGCGGCCGGCTTCACCCAGGCCCTGGTGGTGGGCAACGCTGCGGCGGCCCCGGACCAAAGTCCCTTTGCGCTGCGGCGGATGACGGTACGGCGCAGCACCGGAATCGAGGAGTTCGCACGGCTTGTGGAAGGGCGCGCCATCGCCCGCAACTTCGCCCGGGACCGCGCCCTGACCCAGGGATACGCCCTGGTCCGGGGCTCCCGCCGACTGATGCGGAAGGCATCCCGGGCACATGTCTGA
- a CDS encoding glycosyltransferase encodes MTDAQTSTNSSGKALFAAEFPGRRLRTRLRRAGPGTWTAIGALPVAVALWLFSLRDVRLDRMSDLGLLQVLPVTFWTALVVLTIGFCLAASDRRTPNGLFAAYVIALIAIIHATPSLLYPELRYAWAWKHVAVVDAMIRHNGQVPDAGGFDIYNQWPGFFQFNALLIKAAGLESPLGYAMWAQPLTNLLLIGPLVLIYRSITNNRRLVWGAVWIYYSCSWVAQDYFAPQAFAFLLFICVIALVVRQLPTSPRPNPDAARRGWPPARLILVLIIEAAIISSHPLTPMMLISALLLLSFPRRNRRVTLPALAGAIALTLIWDLTVARSYMSDHLGTLVSSLARPDANLWSGVSRLSDAASSQVVVAWIERGLTGSVFLLAAFAFAVRPWIRRTPLPLLVLAPLLPGLANAYGGEMVFRSYLFALPAAAFLVAALLFPPGGRMPVAMPVVGVLLLAMIGGLVFGYYGKEDENHFTAQEAAAARFVTTETPAGSLIISVTFAAPGIEMRYDRHENLQMVDRNLETRRLLVKDPLTGLDPLLAVAQGRPVYIVLNRAQEAAVYLNGDMPADFMRRLNSALAKAPDFTPVYRNEDAVVYRFDGTTEG; translated from the coding sequence ATGACCGACGCGCAGACCTCCACCAACTCCTCCGGGAAAGCGCTGTTTGCCGCGGAATTTCCCGGCCGGAGACTGCGGACCCGGCTGAGGCGGGCCGGCCCCGGTACCTGGACGGCGATCGGCGCCCTGCCTGTCGCCGTCGCACTCTGGCTGTTCTCGCTCCGAGACGTACGCCTCGACCGAATGTCGGATCTCGGGCTGCTCCAGGTCCTGCCGGTGACATTCTGGACCGCGCTCGTCGTCCTCACGATCGGCTTCTGCCTCGCGGCCAGCGACCGGCGCACCCCGAACGGCCTCTTCGCGGCGTATGTGATCGCTCTGATCGCGATCATCCATGCCACGCCTTCGCTGCTCTATCCGGAACTCCGTTACGCCTGGGCGTGGAAACACGTGGCCGTCGTCGACGCCATGATCCGGCACAACGGGCAGGTACCGGATGCGGGCGGCTTCGACATCTACAACCAATGGCCGGGCTTCTTCCAGTTCAACGCACTGCTCATCAAGGCCGCCGGGCTGGAGTCGCCGCTGGGTTACGCGATGTGGGCCCAGCCGCTCACGAACCTGCTGTTGATCGGCCCGCTGGTGTTGATCTACCGGTCGATCACGAACAACCGGAGGCTCGTCTGGGGAGCCGTCTGGATCTATTACTCCTGTTCCTGGGTGGCACAGGACTACTTCGCACCGCAGGCCTTCGCCTTCCTGCTCTTCATCTGCGTGATCGCCCTCGTCGTCAGGCAACTGCCGACATCGCCCCGGCCAAACCCGGACGCGGCACGTCGCGGCTGGCCGCCGGCCCGGCTGATACTGGTGCTGATCATCGAAGCCGCGATCATCTCCTCCCATCCGCTCACCCCGATGATGCTGATCAGTGCGCTGCTGCTGCTCTCGTTCCCGCGGCGCAACCGAAGGGTGACGCTGCCGGCCCTGGCCGGGGCGATCGCACTCACCCTGATCTGGGACCTCACCGTGGCGAGGTCGTACATGTCCGACCACCTGGGCACCCTCGTCAGCTCCCTCGCACGGCCCGACGCCAACCTCTGGTCCGGTGTGAGCAGACTGTCCGACGCCGCCTCGAGCCAGGTCGTGGTGGCCTGGATCGAACGCGGTCTGACCGGGAGCGTGTTCCTGCTGGCCGCGTTCGCCTTCGCCGTACGTCCGTGGATCCGGCGCACCCCGCTGCCGCTGCTCGTGCTCGCCCCCCTCCTGCCGGGTCTGGCCAACGCCTACGGAGGGGAGATGGTCTTCCGTTCCTACCTGTTCGCGCTGCCCGCCGCCGCGTTCCTGGTCGCGGCCCTGCTCTTCCCGCCCGGTGGACGCATGCCGGTGGCGATGCCCGTCGTCGGCGTCCTGCTGCTGGCGATGATCGGCGGCCTGGTGTTCGGCTACTACGGCAAGGAGGACGAGAACCATTTCACCGCCCAGGAGGCGGCCGCCGCCCGATTCGTCACGACCGAGACCCCCGCCGGATCGCTGATCATTTCCGTCACCTTCGCCGCTCCCGGTATCGAGATGCGCTACGACCGGCACGAGAACCTGCAGATGGTCGACCGCAACCTGGAAACCAGACGCCTGCTGGTGAAAGACCCCCTGACGGGGCTCGACCCGCTCCTGGCGGTAGCGCAGGGCAGACCGGTCTACATCGTCCTCAACCGAGCGCAGGAGGCAGCGGTGTACCTGAACGGAGACATGCCTGCCGACTTCATGAGGCGGCTGAACTCGGCGCTGGCGAAGGCACCGGACTTCACCCCGGTCTACCGCAACGAGGACGCGGTGGTCTATCGGTTCGACGGTACGACGGAGGGGTGA